The following are encoded in a window of Shewanella psychrotolerans genomic DNA:
- the rpsU gene encoding 30S ribosomal protein S21, with the protein MPIIKVRENEPFDVALRRFKRSCEKAGILADVRAREFYEKPTTARKRAKAAAVKRLAKKLSRENARRVRLY; encoded by the coding sequence ATGCCAATTATTAAAGTACGTGAAAATGAACCATTTGACGTAGCTTTACGTCGTTTCAAGCGCTCTTGTGAAAAAGCTGGTATCTTAGCCGACGTTCGTGCTCGTGAATTTTACGAGAAGCCAACTACTGCACGTAAGCGTGCTAAAGCCGCTGCAGTTAAGCGTCTTGCTAAGAAGCTTTCTCGTGAAAATGCGCGTCGCGTACGTTTATACTAA
- a CDS encoding GatB/YqeY domain-containing protein: MSLVDQLKDQMKDAMRAKDKVRLGTIRMALAAVKQIEVDTRETLNDDQAIAVLTKMVKQRRDSIAQYTAAGRDELADAEASEIQVLETFLPKPLSQEEIAELVDATVQEVGASSMADMGKVMGALKPKVQGRADMAAIGAMIKAKLQ; encoded by the coding sequence ATGAGCCTAGTTGATCAGCTAAAAGACCAAATGAAAGATGCCATGCGTGCCAAAGATAAGGTGCGCTTGGGAACTATTCGTATGGCACTGGCTGCCGTCAAGCAGATTGAAGTGGATACCCGCGAAACTCTGAATGATGATCAAGCCATAGCTGTCTTAACCAAAATGGTTAAACAGCGTCGTGATTCGATTGCTCAATATACAGCAGCCGGTCGTGACGAGTTAGCAGACGCAGAAGCAAGTGAGATTCAAGTACTTGAAACTTTCCTGCCAAAACCTCTTTCGCAAGAAGAGATTGCTGAGCTAGTAGATGCAACGGTCCAAGAGGTCGGTGCGTCATCCATGGCGGATATGGGCAAAGTAATGGGAGCGTTGAAACCTAAGGTACAAGGACGAGCTGACATGGCGGCAATTGGCGCTATGATTAAGGCTAAACTTCAGTAA
- the dnaG gene encoding DNA primase — translation MAIPRDFINELVARTDIVDLIDAKVPLKKAGKNHSACCPFHSEKSPSFTVSRDKQFYHCFGCGAHGNAIDFVMEYDRLDFVDAIEELAGQLGLEVPREQGTGKRRDEGLSRDLYQLMEEASLFFQNQLRQHTDKQKVLDYLSHRGLSDEVIKHFNIGFAPDGWDGLLSRYRQNQDSQDKLLTAGMVIENDSGKRYDRFRDRLMFPIRDRRGRVIGFGGRVLGDGTPKYLNSPETPIFHKGYELYGLYELKQRHRDPNQILIVEGYMDVVALAQFDVDYAVASLGTSTTAEQFQLLLRSAKEVVCCYDGDKAGIEAAWRALETALPLLKPGDQVKFMFLPQGEDPDSMVRQIGKPAFEQLITEAKLLPEFLFDTLASRYGTDKGTLAKQAMALIEKVQDTVLQSLLLENLAYKLGMNSAEELQRKLGFQAKKQNKPMQNKALKGRGTPLRLAIALLVQHPHLGNGLPEQPALKHIKMAGIDLLTLLLDRTRANKINSAQLLEQFRGDDQLGTLKKLTQWEHQVADENLQQEFKKTLIWLNNQYIEQRYQELSLKQHHTKEERMQLKKLIAVMQGQT, via the coding sequence ATGGCGATACCTCGTGATTTTATCAATGAGCTTGTAGCTCGCACCGATATTGTCGACCTTATCGATGCTAAAGTCCCCCTGAAAAAGGCGGGGAAAAATCATTCTGCCTGCTGTCCGTTTCATAGCGAAAAATCGCCCTCTTTCACCGTTAGTAGAGATAAGCAGTTTTATCATTGTTTTGGCTGTGGCGCCCATGGCAACGCAATTGATTTTGTCATGGAATATGACCGACTCGACTTTGTCGATGCCATTGAAGAGCTCGCTGGCCAACTCGGCCTAGAAGTACCTAGAGAACAAGGCACGGGTAAGCGTCGAGATGAGGGATTAAGCCGCGATCTTTATCAGTTGATGGAAGAAGCGAGTCTATTCTTCCAAAATCAGCTAAGACAACATACAGATAAACAGAAAGTGCTCGATTATCTATCTCATCGAGGACTGTCTGATGAAGTGATTAAACACTTCAATATCGGTTTTGCGCCCGATGGTTGGGATGGACTCCTTAGCCGTTATCGCCAAAACCAAGATTCGCAAGACAAACTGCTCACCGCGGGAATGGTGATCGAAAATGACAGTGGTAAGCGTTACGATAGATTTCGTGACCGGCTGATGTTCCCAATCCGCGATAGACGAGGCAGAGTAATAGGTTTCGGTGGACGAGTGCTTGGTGATGGTACACCAAAATACTTGAATTCTCCGGAAACGCCCATATTTCATAAGGGATATGAGTTATATGGCCTATACGAACTAAAGCAACGTCACAGGGACCCAAATCAAATATTGATTGTCGAAGGGTATATGGATGTTGTTGCGTTGGCCCAGTTCGATGTTGATTATGCGGTAGCGTCTTTAGGCACCTCAACGACAGCAGAACAGTTTCAACTACTGCTGCGCAGCGCTAAAGAGGTCGTTTGTTGTTATGACGGTGATAAAGCAGGTATCGAAGCGGCTTGGCGCGCACTAGAAACCGCCCTGCCACTGCTAAAACCTGGCGATCAGGTTAAGTTTATGTTCTTGCCACAAGGTGAAGATCCAGACTCCATGGTGAGGCAAATTGGCAAACCAGCATTTGAGCAATTAATAACAGAAGCTAAGCTGTTACCTGAATTTTTATTCGATACCTTAGCCAGCCGTTACGGCACAGATAAAGGCACCCTAGCTAAACAAGCCATGGCGCTGATTGAAAAGGTACAAGACACTGTTCTACAAAGTTTATTGCTGGAAAATCTAGCCTATAAGCTGGGCATGAACAGTGCAGAAGAGTTGCAACGTAAACTCGGTTTTCAAGCTAAAAAGCAGAATAAACCGATGCAAAACAAAGCGCTTAAAGGACGAGGAACACCATTGCGATTAGCCATCGCCTTGCTTGTTCAACATCCTCACTTGGGTAATGGCTTACCCGAGCAGCCAGCGCTAAAACATATCAAGATGGCAGGCATTGATTTGCTAACCCTCTTATTAGACCGAACTCGAGCAAATAAGATTAACAGCGCACAACTACTTGAACAGTTCAGAGGTGATGACCAGTTAGGCACCCTGAAAAAGCTGACCCAATGGGAACATCAAGTGGCGGATGAAAATTTACAGCAAGAGTTCAAAAAAACCCTGATATGGTTAAACAATCAATACATTGAACAACGATATCAGGAATTGAGCTTAAAACAGCACCATACTAAAGAAGAGCGGATGCAATTGAAAAAGCTCATCGCTGTGATGCAAGGACAAACTTAA
- the rpoD gene encoding RNA polymerase sigma factor RpoD, whose translation MEHTPQSQLKLLLAKGKEQGYLTYAEVNDHLPADMVDSDQIEDIIQMINDMGIRVYEQAPDADDIMMSEDSTDEDAAEEAAAALATVEAELGRTTDPVRMYMREMGTVELLTREGEIVIAKRIEEGINTVQASVAEYPQAITMILEQYDRYEAEEVRLSDIISGFVDPNADDVAPTATHIGSELSDDDLDDEDDEDDDDENDDEDDDTPKGPDPEEARERFTQLRVAHEHALKVISEKGREHPEATGALFAIGEIFKEFRLVPKQFDRLVKNMREMMDKVRIQERLIMKLCVEQAKMPKKNFVKVYTSNESSIEWFNDELAAKKPYAEGLEMVADDVRRCRAKLDAIENETGLAIAAIKDINRRMSIGEAKARRAKKEMVEANLRLVISIAKKYTNRGLQFLDLIQEGNIGLMKAVDKFEYRRGYKFSTYATWWIRQAITRSIADQARTIRIPVHMIETINKLNRISRQMLQEMGREPSPEELAERMLMPEDKIRKVLKIAKEPISMETPIGDDEDSHLGDFIEDTTLELPLDSATGESLKNATHEVLAGLTAREAKVLRMRFGIDMNTDHTLEEVGKQFDVTRERIRQIEAKALRKLRHPSRSEILKSFLDE comes from the coding sequence ATGGAGCATACTCCGCAGTCGCAACTTAAATTGTTGCTTGCCAAAGGTAAAGAGCAAGGTTATTTAACCTATGCAGAAGTGAATGATCACTTACCTGCAGATATGGTCGATTCTGACCAAATCGAAGATATTATCCAGATGATAAATGACATGGGTATTCGCGTCTATGAGCAGGCGCCGGATGCCGATGACATTATGATGTCTGAAGACAGTACCGATGAGGATGCTGCAGAAGAAGCTGCCGCAGCGCTTGCTACGGTAGAGGCAGAACTTGGACGCACAACAGACCCTGTTCGTATGTATATGCGAGAAATGGGTACTGTAGAGCTTCTTACCCGTGAAGGCGAGATTGTTATCGCCAAGCGTATCGAAGAAGGTATTAATACCGTTCAAGCCTCGGTCGCTGAATATCCTCAAGCAATCACTATGATCCTTGAGCAGTATGACCGCTACGAAGCTGAAGAAGTCAGACTATCAGACATTATCTCTGGATTTGTTGACCCTAATGCTGATGATGTTGCCCCGACAGCAACGCATATCGGTTCAGAATTATCTGACGACGATCTCGATGACGAAGATGACGAAGATGATGACGATGAAAATGATGATGAAGATGATGATACGCCAAAAGGGCCAGATCCAGAGGAAGCCCGCGAGCGTTTCACTCAACTTCGCGTAGCACATGAACATGCGTTAAAAGTGATTTCAGAAAAAGGTCGTGAACACCCTGAAGCCACTGGTGCACTATTTGCGATTGGTGAGATCTTTAAAGAGTTCCGCTTAGTGCCAAAACAGTTTGACCGCCTTGTGAAAAACATGCGTGAAATGATGGATAAAGTGCGTATTCAAGAACGCCTCATCATGAAGCTATGTGTTGAACAAGCTAAGATGCCAAAGAAAAATTTCGTTAAAGTTTATACGTCTAACGAAAGCAGCATCGAATGGTTTAACGACGAACTTGCAGCCAAAAAACCTTATGCTGAAGGTCTAGAAATGGTTGCCGATGACGTAAGACGTTGCCGCGCTAAACTCGATGCGATTGAAAATGAAACCGGTCTTGCGATTGCAGCAATCAAAGACATCAACCGTCGTATGTCAATAGGTGAAGCTAAGGCTCGTCGTGCGAAGAAAGAGATGGTTGAAGCGAACTTACGTCTAGTAATCTCTATCGCTAAAAAGTACACCAACCGTGGTCTACAGTTCTTGGATCTTATCCAAGAAGGTAACATCGGTCTGATGAAAGCGGTTGATAAGTTCGAATACCGTCGTGGTTATAAGTTCTCGACCTATGCGACTTGGTGGATCCGTCAGGCGATCACTCGCTCTATTGCTGACCAAGCAAGAACGATCCGTATCCCAGTACATATGATTGAAACAATCAACAAGCTAAACCGTATCTCTCGCCAAATGCTGCAAGAGATGGGTCGCGAACCTTCTCCAGAAGAGTTGGCTGAGCGCATGTTGATGCCAGAAGACAAGATCCGCAAAGTACTTAAGATAGCCAAAGAGCCTATCTCTATGGAAACGCCTATTGGTGACGATGAAGATTCGCACTTAGGTGATTTCATCGAAGATACGACCCTAGAGCTACCACTTGACTCTGCGACAGGCGAAAGCTTGAAGAACGCGACTCACGAAGTCTTAGCAGGCCTAACCGCTCGTGAAGCTAAAGTACTGCGTATGCGTTTCGGTATCGACATGAACACTGACCACACCTTAGAGGAAGTGGGCAAGCAGTTCGACGTTACCCGCGAACGTATTCGTCAGATTGAAGCGAAAGCGTTACGTAAGTTACGCCACCCTTCTCGTTCTGAGATCTTAAAGTCGTTCCTAGACGAGTAA
- a CDS encoding phosphatase PAP2 family protein, with product MKYSTASKMFTMTAIACALSACNSSDDDTNVYVKPSEPVGTAYIEVIPEPELSGSDVAIVDGNIPVTNNKKNVVALDETTSPMLQILNGFNRIWTHGDETWASTGSNSLTVAAGYEAYNGIDGGASTSTSKALQLSFVDNAILDETVWKENFDYVATLTRPNQDKPDLDRNDKKVLVDAYLDDQRNKGFSITSGLGPLAEGYKVGANSVSPYKVNANGDVSVGGKVIDILDSEHLMNNDLSAQVSATETGYGTTELDGAATKLASVVNMLHAIASYGASSEAPKYHFESPRPWRIYSSDYSVASYTDFSDLTPLTCYNLDGTSTIKYYDLPDISNRLVTAIDGLRCAARTIYTDNGGNSYSGGYNDPTGGQAWVSGRAKDGGYPSGHTAEAFDRGLGFAYAIPERFAEMVARAGDLGQNRIVAGMHSPLDVIGGRIMATAITAAMLNDENNSDVINDAVTQAHDYFLAEANAAGYDSIYDFAHCTTDADAACDASDEYADHKAMKERYRAYMTFGFNPLKEESKAPEVPKGAEKLLETRLPYLDAHQRRVVLATTQIASNYPVINQSRGWGRLDLVAAADGFGAFNENISVDMDADKGGFFAQDSWRNDISGAGRLEKTGSGSLTLEGNNSYSGGTVLEQGTLKAASATAFGTHTFYQKEGTLLVAITAGETDSESGALHVTDFVQDGGVLSLDLSKNAKINAKNTIYLAGALQLTVPNLTEAKKYTILSSSHLEGKFDADSIMATDKANNSYEVSMTYTGTEASVTVTPKA from the coding sequence ATGAAATATTCAACAGCAAGTAAGATGTTCACCATGACGGCGATTGCTTGTGCGTTATCAGCATGTAATTCGAGTGATGACGATACTAATGTATATGTAAAACCTAGCGAGCCAGTGGGAACCGCTTATATTGAAGTCATCCCTGAGCCTGAGCTGTCTGGATCAGATGTTGCCATAGTCGATGGCAATATTCCTGTGACTAACAATAAAAAAAATGTGGTGGCTTTGGATGAAACGACGAGTCCTATGCTACAAATTTTGAATGGTTTTAACCGTATTTGGACTCACGGTGATGAAACATGGGCCAGCACTGGCTCAAATAGTCTAACCGTGGCCGCTGGCTATGAGGCATATAATGGTATCGATGGTGGCGCTTCAACCAGTACTTCTAAAGCGCTGCAACTGAGTTTTGTCGATAATGCTATTTTGGATGAGACTGTATGGAAAGAGAACTTCGATTACGTTGCTACGCTGACTCGACCAAATCAAGATAAACCCGATCTGGATCGGAATGATAAAAAGGTGTTGGTTGATGCCTATTTAGACGATCAACGTAATAAAGGTTTTAGTATCACCTCGGGCCTAGGCCCACTAGCCGAAGGTTATAAAGTCGGCGCAAACTCGGTATCGCCATATAAGGTCAATGCTAATGGCGATGTCAGTGTGGGCGGAAAAGTTATCGACATTCTCGATAGCGAACATTTAATGAATAACGATCTTAGTGCGCAGGTAAGTGCAACAGAGACTGGATATGGTACGACCGAACTCGATGGCGCTGCGACTAAGCTCGCCAGTGTTGTTAACATGCTGCATGCTATTGCGAGTTATGGCGCATCGAGTGAAGCCCCTAAGTATCATTTTGAGTCACCACGGCCTTGGCGTATCTATTCGAGTGATTATTCCGTTGCTTCTTATACCGATTTTAGCGATTTAACGCCATTGACTTGTTATAACCTCGATGGCACCTCGACGATCAAATATTATGATTTACCCGATATAAGTAATCGTTTAGTTACCGCAATTGATGGACTGAGATGTGCTGCACGGACTATTTATACCGACAACGGTGGAAATTCCTACTCGGGAGGTTATAACGATCCCACGGGTGGACAAGCCTGGGTTTCGGGCAGGGCAAAAGATGGCGGATATCCAAGTGGTCACACCGCAGAAGCCTTTGACCGTGGTTTAGGCTTTGCTTATGCCATACCTGAACGGTTTGCCGAAATGGTCGCGCGTGCCGGTGATTTGGGGCAAAATCGCATTGTCGCGGGAATGCACTCTCCATTAGATGTTATTGGTGGACGCATTATGGCCACGGCAATCACAGCGGCCATGCTGAATGATGAAAATAATAGCGATGTGATCAATGATGCGGTGACGCAGGCCCATGACTACTTTTTAGCTGAAGCCAATGCGGCGGGTTATGACTCTATCTATGATTTTGCCCATTGCACCACCGATGCTGACGCTGCCTGTGATGCGAGCGATGAATACGCAGATCATAAAGCGATGAAGGAAAGATATCGCGCCTATATGACCTTTGGATTCAATCCATTGAAAGAGGAATCGAAGGCTCCTGAAGTACCCAAAGGTGCGGAAAAACTGTTAGAAACACGTTTGCCTTATTTAGATGCTCATCAGCGCCGCGTGGTATTGGCGACCACTCAGATCGCATCTAATTATCCTGTTATCAATCAATCTCGTGGTTGGGGACGATTGGATTTAGTGGCAGCAGCAGATGGATTCGGCGCTTTTAATGAGAACATCAGTGTTGATATGGATGCCGACAAAGGGGGATTTTTTGCCCAAGACAGTTGGCGCAATGATATATCGGGTGCCGGTCGCCTAGAGAAAACGGGTTCTGGTAGCCTCACTCTCGAAGGTAACAACAGTTATAGTGGCGGTACAGTGCTAGAGCAGGGCACGCTTAAAGCGGCGTCAGCGACAGCATTTGGCACTCACACTTTCTATCAAAAAGAGGGGACGCTTCTGGTTGCTATCACTGCAGGTGAGACAGATAGCGAGAGCGGTGCGTTACATGTCACTGACTTTGTACAAGATGGCGGCGTGTTATCGCTGGATCTCAGTAAAAACGCCAAAATAAATGCAAAGAATACCATTTATCTTGCTGGCGCCTTGCAGCTAACGGTTCCAAATTTAACCGAGGCTAAAAAATACACTATTTTATCTTCTTCTCACCTTGAAGGTAAGTTTGATGCCGACAGTATCATGGCAACGGATAAAGCCAATAACAGCTATGAAGTTTCAATGACTTATACAGGCACCGAAGCGAGTGTTACTGTGACACCTAAAGCCTAA
- a CDS encoding substrate-binding periplasmic protein, with product MLKLVLLLTQLTAVLLFSAFFGSLYANAKENSIKIATLDYPPFIYQNGDIKTGILLEIVTEAFDRLSVNVDIEFFPITRGLKMVKEGEVDAYFSLKKTPERNATLLFTTMPLVQQRFVIFTLVDSNITYKGDINDLAIYNIGVSCNTSYGPIFDTAVRNGILKNIDCAQSFELNIKKLLAGRTDIIINSQDVGYALLSRLGKKKQVKLIEPPIEVLNSYLAFTRVRDYSALAGAFDDALCDMINDGTVNNIKSKYPDNISIGY from the coding sequence ATGCTCAAGCTTGTATTACTGTTGACACAGCTTACGGCGGTGCTTCTATTTTCCGCCTTTTTTGGGTCACTGTACGCCAATGCCAAAGAAAATAGCATTAAAATCGCAACGTTAGATTACCCGCCATTTATCTACCAAAATGGCGATATAAAAACAGGCATTTTACTCGAAATAGTCACGGAAGCATTTGACAGACTAAGTGTTAATGTTGATATCGAGTTTTTCCCTATAACACGGGGCTTGAAAATGGTTAAAGAGGGTGAAGTTGATGCGTACTTTTCATTAAAAAAAACTCCCGAAAGAAACGCCACACTGCTCTTCACTACAATGCCATTAGTGCAGCAACGATTTGTAATATTCACACTGGTTGATTCAAACATAACTTATAAAGGTGATATTAACGATCTCGCAATTTATAATATTGGAGTGAGTTGTAATACTTCATACGGCCCTATCTTTGATACCGCAGTTCGCAACGGAATATTAAAAAATATAGATTGCGCTCAAAGCTTCGAACTCAATATAAAAAAGCTGTTAGCAGGTCGCACTGACATCATCATCAATAGTCAAGATGTTGGCTATGCGCTACTGTCTAGGCTAGGGAAAAAAAAGCAAGTTAAGCTAATCGAACCACCAATAGAAGTGTTAAATAGTTATCTGGCATTTACAAGAGTTCGAGACTATTCAGCCCTAGCAGGGGCTTTTGATGACGCTTTATGCGATATGATTAACGATGGGACTGTCAACAATATAAAATCCAAATACCCTGATAACATTTCAATCGGATATTAG
- a CDS encoding GGDEF domain-containing response regulator codes for MVSENQSYGLEVDRRGRILLVDDLQVNIVILSQLFKGQHEVAFALNGEKAVELCRSFKPDLILLDIEMPYMSGFEVCEQLKADNLTKDSAIIFVSAHHDEEIEAKGFEMGAVDFIHKPINATITKARVENQLLLKKQTDTLRSLVMLDSLTGIGNRHHVERRLPEAWRNSIRLHSPISILMLDVDYFKRYNDIYGHQEGDKALTRIAQVIANTIRRPYDFCARYGGEEFICVLPDTDMNGAQVLAQQIVDAVRELHIPHSDSDVSEYVTICAGVSSIIPDQTSDWEREIESADKQLYLAKEHGRDRIEPAI; via the coding sequence ATGGTATCCGAAAATCAAAGTTACGGATTAGAGGTAGATAGACGAGGAAGGATTTTGCTTGTAGATGATTTGCAGGTCAATATCGTTATCTTATCTCAGCTGTTTAAGGGACAACACGAAGTCGCATTTGCCTTAAATGGTGAGAAAGCTGTTGAGCTGTGCCGAAGTTTTAAGCCAGATCTTATTTTGTTGGATATTGAGATGCCTTACATGTCCGGTTTTGAGGTCTGCGAACAACTTAAAGCCGATAATTTAACAAAGGATAGCGCGATCATCTTTGTATCGGCTCATCATGACGAAGAGATAGAAGCAAAGGGATTTGAAATGGGCGCGGTCGATTTTATCCATAAGCCGATCAATGCCACCATCACAAAGGCTCGAGTCGAAAACCAACTGTTACTGAAAAAACAAACGGACACTCTGCGATCCTTAGTCATGCTTGATAGTTTAACCGGGATAGGTAATCGCCACCATGTTGAACGTCGCCTGCCTGAAGCTTGGCGTAACAGTATTCGCCTACACTCACCGATATCGATATTGATGTTAGATGTCGATTATTTTAAGCGCTATAACGACATCTATGGCCACCAAGAAGGGGATAAAGCGCTAACTCGTATTGCTCAGGTTATAGCTAATACCATTAGGAGACCTTATGACTTTTGTGCGCGTTACGGCGGTGAAGAGTTTATTTGTGTTTTGCCTGATACTGATATGAATGGGGCGCAAGTCTTGGCGCAGCAGATTGTTGATGCGGTTAGGGAGCTGCATATCCCCCATTCGGATTCAGATGTGAGCGAGTACGTGACTATCTGTGCAGGTGTAAGCTCGATTATTCCAGATCAAACATCGGACTGGGAGCGAGAAATTGAGTCCGCAGATAAACAGTTATATCTTGCCAAAGAGCATGGGCGCGACCGCATAGAGCCCGCAATTTAA